Genomic segment of Arachis hypogaea cultivar Tifrunner chromosome 11, arahy.Tifrunner.gnm2.J5K5, whole genome shotgun sequence:
GTTACTTAATAAGTTTCTTTATTTAACCACACTTTACGAGTTAGGTTCACGAGTTGCCCTGACACTGTATAGTTCTTGGTGCAGTATATCTGGATGCCGTACAGCAGCCCCGACGTACTTCAGGTTGTGCATCCAGAGGTTTTGGAGCCTCGGCATATGGCGCTGTGGCGGTCTGTTACGTCCCTTATCTACTTTGCcgtcatagagtggcatcagatagatAGGGTTCTTCCGCAGTTTGGAGGGGTGCAGCCCGTCCACATCTCGCCCTGAACATCGATTTTCTGATGTCGAAGGATGGCAGAGGTGGCGATCGATAGTTCCCGTACCATTTGCAGAAGTGGCATCTCCATTGGGAGTCCCGTGCGGAGAGCGTGCTGAGGTTCGATGTTGTTGTTGACCCTGGTCCGTCGCATGAGTTCCTGGAGTGGTGGAGTCAGCACGGGAAGAGGTTCTTTTCTCCGGATCCGCAGTTGGGGATCCGAGAGCCGTTGCTATTTCTGTTAAGGCCTCACAGCGGGGAGCTGGGCGAGTTCCTGAGATGGATCGTCCTGACGACGTGCCGGACAGGCGGCGGGTTGAGAGGAGAGCTCGCGTGGGGACACGGCGTAGCCAGCGTGACTGGGGGTGGCTTGAGCGTGCtatggaggatgatgatgaggccGGCCTCGCTGGGGGTCGACGACGAGGCCATCGAGGCAGAGGTAGAGGGCGTGCTGCGGTTCATGCCGCTGCACCTGACCCTGAGGACGATGACGACGATCAACATGGACCCGAGGGCGGGGATGGTGCAGGGGCGGCTGCAGTTGCTGGTGTTAGTACCCAGGATGGGGGCACGGAGGTGAGTGATATGGCTCAGGGATGGGTGACGGGGCTGAGCCTAGTGACGCTGGACTTGGGTCGGGACCTTTTGGACATTACTTTGTTGGAGTACCCGCCGATGACCAGCCTCAGCAGGACGGTACTCCATGGGTTATTCCGGGATCACAGTGGCAGGACTTTCTTGGCGCAGATACGCTTGATGCGGACTTCGGCAGTCCATGGTTTCTAGAGGAGATTACGGCTATCATGCAGGAGGACGCGCCGGGCAGGAGGCGTGGTCAGACTCCCGGCACGCAGGCACCCTTAAATGTTGATCTGAACGAGCCTGCTACGACACCTGCTGGAGACCAGTTTGGTTTGGGAGGTACCCCACATTCCGCCTACACCGCTGCATCAGAGTCTGTCGCCGGGCCGTCTGCCGCACCCGTCCATTTTACGCCACCCGCACAGCCTGCCCCGCAGGAGGACGCGGATGAGATCGAGGATGAGGAGCCGTTTATCCGCAGAGGTCAGAGGCCACGGGTACCCCGTCGTTGTGGGACGGGCTCCCACTTATTTAGATGATTTACTTTTCATGTATTCTGGACGTTAGCGTTCATTCATGTATTATAACCATGTGGACTACTGTTGTTACTTTAGAGCTGTTTTTCCTTGTTGTTTGTTCATCTTATTGTACTTCGAAATCTGGTATTTACCTAGTGGATCCGTGAATATTTATTATCATTGAATCATATAACACTTTAATGTTGACAATTAGTTATCAACTTTTGCATTTATGGGATTTCTAGCTATACTCAAATTTGAAAACAGCTTTTTCATTACTAGAAGGTAGAAAGATCAACAGATTACATAAGTCCTCAAACATAACATGTAATacgaaaaataaaaatcaataagcaCTAACACTAACAACATCGCTACTATTGGCCCCCCGTGTGAGACGATCCTCCAAGCTGTGGGCAACTCCGACGAGTGTGTCCGGGTTAGCGACAGAGGCCACACCTCTTTGGCCGGttcggatctgcctcgtccatattCGTCCGTATCCTAGTGGATCTTGGATGACCCTCTCTCACACGCCTCCTGGCAGGGTCCGGAATCACCGTGGGCCCGTCGTAAGGTGGCCAGAAGCCCTCCGGTATCGGTGGTGTGAATCCCATCCGGTACACACTGAACACTGAACTAATTTGATACACGCTGTGAACATAAGAGGACCAAGTAACCCGTGAGTAGGCGCAGCATGCAAGTGCGTGCTGGCACGGGAAATGAAGCGCCTGGAAGTACCCGCAGTCGCAGGTTCGAGATGCAAGCGATACTCTGTAGGTACCCAACGAGAAAGAACCAGTAGGAGTGGTCTCTGCtacggtgaactcggagttatcacggtcatacaaagtcaccgtgaagcacctggccgtcttcaagttggcctcaatagacttcaccaagtgctgactgaattgttgtccggtTCCCATCTGAGCCTCAGCCTCTCTCCCCTTACGAACAAAGAGTTCCGCAAGCCTACCATATGTTGCCTTAACCAGGGAGGATACAGGGAGATTTCTGACACCCTTGAGTattgagttcacacactcggagatattagtcgtcatgtgaccgaatcgCCGCCCATCATCACGATGCTGAGTCCACAAGGAGTAGTCAATccggttcgcccactcacacatcgctgggtcttcagaccgcagaatatcaaaccagtaatcaaactcaacctcGGTCTTCGCATAAGCTGCATTCACTAGAAGCCTCCGTGCGTCCTTGCCCTTGAAGGTTAGGGCAAAATTAGCCActacgtgtcgaatgcagaatgcacggtatgcAGATGGAGGTAACCAACCTCCGTCAGGTGCCTCAAGCGCAGCCTTGATGTCGTTATGCCTGTCCGAGATAACCAGCAATCCCGGCTGCAGTGTCACGTGCTGTCgaaggtgggagagaaagaatgaccaagactctgcattctcaccctctactagtgcgaatgcaaCAGGTAGAATGTTCGAGTTCCCAtcctgtgcaatcgcgatgaGCAACGTTCCCCCGTACTTGCCATACAGATGTGTGCCGTCGATGCTAACtagcggcttgcaatgacggaatgcctcgatgcacGATGGAAACGTCCAGAAAAGTCTGTGAAAATAGGCTTGAGACTCGTCAACTTGTCCACCAACTCGAACGGGGCTCGTCCATAGGACTgcaacagtaccaggcatcgtcaactggactcccaacacccacctagggagctcgttgtatgactcatcccagtcaccgtagATGAGGGAAATAGCCTTCTGCTTTGCCATccagaccctcctgtaagtcagcctaaacccaaagtgtgctgctgtggcatttaggagcacctttatgctgacggatgcatcggccctaaccattggcataatgaacgccgatatcacatgataatccaaactccgGTGGTCACTAGAGATGGAGGTGGCAAGGCAAgtgtgaggtccattgtaccgtttgacctcccaaatgcccttccGCTGCCGgagactcagtcgaatcaaccatgtgcacccattcccaaactcagaacacttgcccacgTAACGGCGATGATCAGACTCCACAACCTTGTACTGaacccctcgccggatgctgtaagtcttcacacttaacagggcctcatctttatcctgaaattgctgaccaacctggaactctgtcagaccagcagtcccttccgcatctctagccCCGAATCCAACAGAGTGACCAGATAccccctcctgcctcatggcatccaagtccaaagaggaaaaatgtggtggatactgctgtgtgccagagctagaaccaacTACCGCCAATGCAAGCTCACTCGCTCCAATATCATCGCCGCTGTCATCatcaatcatatccggctcgacgtcaTCCTCCTCTCCTTCCCCCAAAAATCCATCTCCAACGCCAAGCGGTGCAACGCCCGGTAAAGCGTTCGGCGCAATGTCAAATGATCCTACCTCGTCCCCTCCGCTGCCATTCAGATCAGCAGCAAAGGACGGGGACGCGACGGGTTGGACTGCTGGCTCGTACACGGGGACGGAGGAAGAAGCAACGGCAGGCCGGGAACTAGAACCGGCTGCCGTTGCTAAAgtggtggtattccggttcgaaccccccgagctggataccacatcaacaaGCTTTGCCAACAATTCTGGTGTCCTGACCTCCGGAAACTGCCGCCGACAAAGAAACATCActtgcaagtcctcatcactaccaatcgtgaaacaatcatacttcacggtatCCTGGAGGAccgtgattggaatgcgatagaaaaacttcttaacccgcttcgcaccttccagaccgagtttcatcagcacagatctaacaaggtcatcatagctcgtcCTAGGACTAACgacaatacagagaggatccttatctgtgaacttcacaCCGAAACGAGTTTTTCTCTTAATGGATCCTTTGTGGTGAACCAAAacaacaaaactctcctcactagccatcttactCCCTCTAATGAGACCACTCACGTTTAGAAACATATATATAGGCTTCTGTCTCCCACTAATTCGAACcggcctggttcgaattatggttggtttaattcgaaccaccctggttcgaattactttgtcaactttctctctctataattcgaaccacactggttcgaattatatgtaCTTGAAGTTCGAACCATCTTGGTTCGATttattaacaacaatcaacatgtAATTCGAACTgcactggttcgaattactaacaAATGCAGTTCGAAccaccttggttcgaattatattaaTATACGTTCTGGCGCATTACTGAAACCATTTTCGGTTTGGCTTATATACGTAAATTCTAGATGGCATTGACTTATATTGGTTTTTTGTCCTATATTTTATATTGACTGTATGAATAATTATTCAACAAATTAGATGTGATTAGACATCTGAGACAAAATATTTTAGACtattaatacatcaaaattaaattcataaattatTACCAAATGAAAATGTTAAGCCATTCAAAATTTTAGACAAAATAACTAAACAAGACTCATAATTCCAGAGTACTTTATCCACTAAGACATGAGATATCTGATATCTAGCAAGTAGCAACAATGCAGGCAGCTAAGACATTATCCATTACTCCAAAAGCAAATCAAATGAGATAATGCCACGTCAGAAACCAAGTATTATGCGAATCTGAAATTGGCCTTCTGAAGCCACAAATTGCTTATGTGGCTATCATCACACACACTTTCATGTTACATCATTTCATAGACCCCTTAAGAAACGAACGAAATCAACCACACCAGAATtctttcaaagaaaaaaaaaaaaaatagggagAGCTTAGAGATTCAAGTAATGGCAACCACAATGATGACCACTCTCCCTCAGTTCAATGGTCTTAGACCCAAATTCTCAGCAGCCCCTGTGCAGAACTTGGTCAGCACcacttgtttattattattattattattattattattattattattattattgagttttGCTTAACGTTGTTGTATGCTTCATTGTGTAGGTTGCTGTCCAACCCATGAGGCGTAAGGGGAAGGGTGCTCTAGGAACTCGCTGTGATTTCATTGGTTCAGAAACCAATCTGGTAGGATCTTAGGAGTTATATCTAATTCCATTCTTCCCTTTTTTTCGTTGTTTGTTTCATCTGATTTTAATAAACATGAAAGCAGTAAATAATGAGTTTTAATTTAATGGAATATTTTAGTTTATACAATTATACTACTTTAAAAacacaggaatcctgtgaattgGTGAGTGCATATTGGAAAATGAACTTCTCATACTAATGATTCGCAATTTCGCATAACTATCATCAACTATGTTACAACTATGTTACGTATATACCAAAAATCATATacgaatataaaatacatattaaaatataaaatatttattgaaaatGAGTAAAACAAcgcatgtatttatacacaaataattTGGTAGTTAATTTTTGGTGTGCATATAACATTTTTGAACTATCAATATTTAGTATGTAAACTTGTTATATGTGCTTGCACTTTCTTGTAACACTAACCAAGTCACTTCTAGCTATTATTATTTTGGTGTCTATATAGCATTTTTTATATAAGATATGATTGAGCTTGGAATTTTATTGCAGATTATGGTGGCTTCTACAACACTGATGCTGTTTG
This window contains:
- the LOC112720457 gene encoding photosystem I reaction center subunit psaK, chloroplastic, yielding MATTMMTTLPQFNGLRPKFSAAPVQNLVAVQPMRRKGKGALGTRCDFIGSETNLIMVASTTLMLFAGRFGLAPSANRKATAGLKLEVRDSGLQTGDPAGFTLADTLACGTVGHIIGVGIVLGLKNTGAL